The Hevea brasiliensis isolate MT/VB/25A 57/8 unplaced genomic scaffold, ASM3005281v1 Scaf154, whole genome shotgun sequence DNA window ttgaagtggATGAAACTGAATTAAAATCGAATTactaatattgaattgaaattaaaatatgaaaaaattaaattgaatcaaattagAATCCTAAACTTAGTTTAGTTTCAATTCTTcttaagaactgaaattaaatccCATCTATGTACCCATATCACCGTCACGAGGCATTGAACccttagaaattttaaaaaattttagagtTAATAGTAGtaacttttaaaattaatattttttattattcctaGTAAATTTTGATGGAACACTAAGTCTCAAGTTTTTAAAAAGATTTTAGgagtttaataataattttattaaaaaaaaatctcaaattctTTGTTAtcctattaaataaataataccaataataaaatataaacactcattgtaaaaaaaaaaaaataaaaaaaaaaaaaataaaaaccaaacttcttcttttctattaattttattttatttttcaataaatcCATAATTATCAATTTATATTCTTAAAAAAACATCTGAAcccatttaattttttgttttttaattaataatttatataaaatatatttttattaacaaattatattttaaaatttaataattatataaaatgtttaattatttaaaacataatatatatatatatataaactattaTAGAAATATATtttagatttaattaattatttatatatacaaATTTAGATAACGGATACCAACATATTTATTATTTCTCAAATTTAAACCCAtcacaaatttaattatataatatccaAATCTATCCTAAAAGAAGTCGGTTAGATTAGTTACCCCTAGATACTCGACCCATTGCCATTCCTAATTCTCTTATCatttttttcatcaatttaaaattttattgattttttggaATCCCTCTTACTAAAATTTCTATGTActcatattaaaattttttttttcataatattaAAAGTTAGAATCATATCATTTCCTttatttaatctataattttaattaaatttgcttcatgattattttgaaaaaaaaaaagatttgaaataaattagacaaactttttaattttaagcCATCAACCTATTTTAATTTCAGTAATTCATAATATTAAACATTTATTGTATTTTTGAATTAACCCTAATTCTATTTAATTTCTAacaagttaattttattaaaaataaatttaaactgTTTACTTTTttaactatatttattaaatagtcaatcattataaaattattatgatctaTTAATCAACCTGCTCAATTAATacctaaataaaaatttaacaaataacATATTTTAATTACACTTTCCTAAAATAAATTTCTGTCTATTACTGTACATCCTAATATGTAATATATCTCGCACATTGGCGGAACTAGGAGGGTTGGCAGGGCCATTGCCCCTCTAGCCCAAATATGACCTCATATTTTCCTCTAATGGTATGACCTCGTATCCACATACTACACCCTTGATGTAGCCCAACCAAACCAATTTTTCATATCAATTCAAAAATCCATGAAGTTGTTAATTAAAGCTTCCTCCAGCCCATTATACCTTTTAACTTAAAAGCTAAGTTAGTTTGTAATAAAAGTAAAAGAGTATTTGCTTTGTCAAAGAGTATTGTTTTGTCAAAGAAGAAGAACAGAGAATCCTTCCAGCTCTATAGTTCATAGTGCAAAGGTTTTCATCGTTCTCAAGTCTCATTTACCCTACTTTGATAGATTGAAGAATCAATTTCAAGCAGGCCTTCTAAGCTACATCAATTCTcttttactaatttattattCTCTTAACTTTCCCTcttgtttttatattttattttataattgataATTTCATTCATAGGATTTTATTGACCTTTGAAATTTAGCATAGATAGatggaaaatttgatgaaaattttttttattgattattaattatttatttgtgttttatttttataaGTGTATGTGTGTGGAATTGTAAACttacaaaatttttaatgaaattctTTGTCcctaacttttattttttattctacgACTGCTCTATTGTCATTAGTCATTTTCGTCTTTCTAAAATATCCTAATTTAATTTGAACGTCTCTTCTATTTTTTTTTGGGTTAATTGTCaaaaaaaactctaaaatttgataatttttataattaaattctgaagtttatataattatcaattaaatcatTATATTTGATTAATGTCTCAAATTGATTAGACCGTCAAAAAATTATTAGTATACTTAATGAGATTTTCATGTTAGTTGTCATATTATTACTTTAGAAACCACATTAGAAATCtcaatttttgcaattaaactaaaaagtctgtataattatcaattaaatcctCGCATTTAATAGATGTTTTAAATTAATTCGACCGTTAATAAACCATTAATATGTAATGCTTGGGAGGTAATTCTATGGCTTttgttttaattattttggttGAGAGTTATACTTTATAAGTTTGTTGATACctgatattaataaataattgatTAAGGAAAATGATTATTATTTCTTCCAGTGGTTTGATCCAACTTACAATGGCCTAAAGAAAAAGCTATTAACATATTTGCTTCAGCAAATAAATGCTCCTAAAAAGAAAGCTACATAGTTGGagaaaattaataacaaaattaCTGAGAAATGTATACAACTCAATAAATAATgtgattaaaataataaattaactaaTGATTTACAGAGTAGAGTTGAAGTGTTGATAAAAACAAAAAAGTATAACAGAATTTGACCCATAATTTCTTGTTTGTTGAAGCATATTACTGGTTTATTAACACTAATTTGGGGTTTTTGATGTGGCTtcttgtgacacctcttacccgtctacagtgtagcccagcaaaatatgtcacacagtgtgctggagcactatATATTATCTTATtggtttttattatttcttaatttatttaattatgggtcattaagtgaaatttttgaaattgatatcatttacatcatttattgaaaattttaaattaatttgagatTCCGAAGATTTttgagaaaatccggcagagtgctggttaaaaatgaagaaaacagttcttcggaacctgtggaaaacacttcaaaatatatatattttttttcaatctttctcaacaatttctcaaatttcattcattcattcatatcataatcatgcttaatttataaataaatactcaaatgttATTTATGAACacaaatttacagataattacatcaatacataattacatgagtttcaaatgTACAGAACaaaaactaaatttattacaaaatacaaaatacaaagtcCCAAAAGATGCCTAGTAGTCCTACCAAGGATGTACTGAAATGGAGGTGACTCTGTACTTAATGCAGATCTATAAATCTCACACAATATGGGGTCTGCTAGGCTCTCCGTcagggtctccagtacctacgcgatggaaaatccaactcgctaaacatttctgcttagtggtgccacaatacaagaaaatataatatacaaataaaattaaaaattttctagttactgtaattataagaaaataaataattactaatttaTTGTTTAGTTGTAGGCTAATTACatctcttatgatattaactcttcctagcattttattaatcattctCATAATGATTTTGAGCctttttttattgaaattattcttgttctttatcttgatatttaaattccttactttctttaataatcaattcaattacatttatagtttttcatgcccaagtaatctatacaaattgactgaactggataaacggataaactaaCACTGGgtgccaagtacctcgggccgtcacaccatcggtcacgatgtgtctcccggtgtgcagacagaatggctaataagccataaaagcaataaggcataaagtcaaGTATAACATTATAATCAATAtaaccataggctatcatatcacagaatggcataaagcctatcagaaccctattggtatgccaacctatccacatCAATCTTACTAAGTGTACTATGGCACATTACaaggttattgattgaatttttggTGTTTCACATgtaagattactattcatttttccatttaggtcaaaatattgacttttccatatataatagttatatgagtcctaattacataaatttaccacattttagttcccaaaagtgttggcattagttgccaatccatacttctaaccaatggaaaataaatcaaaaatttcagttttgggtgctagatttcactgttccattaggctattctaaagtgagaatttgaccaaatgttcttcattaaagttgttccttattatgtttagttacatttccctttttgaatcaccccatttggagttttctagctcaagttattaccattttaccataactggttggattgccttttacccagaatttctgggcaaatttggttttgccagatttggtagtttaaTTTTGGCTAGTAATTTCATTTCGTtaagttcagaatttgagtttgtgttttacatgaaagttgttctaaattgtctaaactttccattgatataaattttaggtcaattggacctttctacactgagttatgaccaaatgactaaatattgttcatttggtcattttgcccaggcagaatgtgtgttacccggatttggtaacattttagggcatcctaagtttattttttggacagggttccttcatcaaagttatgccattatgtgtctaatttcatgtccaattggccttgcaccaattgaacctacacaattcAAGTTAAAgttgcccaaacttgctagactcacatctagctctgtaggtcactcaaggcagcacctctaacctcaattcccatggcacaattcacttcatttcctactcaaacacaaccaaatggtcactaattgaccattagaacttcctttctccaatacatgagcaaaatcctaaatttgttgcccaaaccctaactgtcAATTCTAGGTTCACCCAACACTTATCAAATTAACCaaactaatcaatttctaatttatgtttacacatcaatcaccatttctaagcctttcAAATCTATCAAAACTATTAAACTACCAttcccataaagctggccaaaaatccaattcttcattcatgcatcatttatatcatttttcatgaatttcacctTCATTGAACTTAGTTTcgacatatgaaaaagaaaagaagcaaaagtgaggcactaacctctttggggtCAAACTTGGTATTGTGAAATTTTAAGGATTCCTTCAATTCTTGGCTGCCATAATCTTAAAGAGGAGCTAAGGAGTATTTTTAGTGTTGGAGCCTTAGGGTTTTGGGCAAAGAACAATGAGATCCAAGCTTGGACATAAAAGAAAATGGAGGAAATGGGAAGGAGCTGGTTCGGTTGAAGAAGGAAGGAAGAGGGCAAATTGTTTTTACCATTTTTGACTTCTTTCTTCCCTTTTTAATGTATTAGGAATGTGTTTGTTGGCTTGTGATTGGCtaatacaatttttattacatcatgatgatgtaataattaagtttaaagttctttttctttcctctttctttatttatttttagttaaatatttatcaatattaattcatattttatgtcatataaattatttatttaattagacaagttgatcaaaaatcatctttaaagataaaatgaccaaaatgccatctgtttggcttaacgagctaaaattatgtgtaccgattgattatttttttttttttttgtgttttcttagcattttattgtcattaaaaTCCCAATAATTCTTCCctgaaatcccaaaaattatttcatggagttttccctaggtctagggttgctaacggcctttacCGTCaattcccgttagggtcactcatgGCTGGGGctgtagctcatttaacttagttgtgttTTGTTTCTAAAatcttttcttaatttttcttggcattatttaagttatttataattcctcactctagtctaaatattgttctagacattctagctgtccggaccgacaccggtcatcagaacagtagaatgtacggatttgCTACAGTGACGGTGTTACACTTCTACAGTGATGATATGCGACTGACGTAAAACTCCTGTTAAGTATACTAACAATTTTTGATGGTCGAGTTAATTTGAAATATCAATTAAACGTGAGAATTTAATTAGCAATTATGCAAATTTGAGAGGTTAATTATAAAAACTATCAAACTTTAGAAATTTTTTGGCAATTAActcattttttaatatatatatatatatatatatatatatatacacacacacacacacgttcAAATGTCTTAACCCGCAAAGTATTCAACCAAAACAAGattaagaaaggaaagaaaaaacttAGGGGAAAAGAAAAGTACTGAGTTTGATCTTCATAATTTACTGTATTGAgttctatatatttttttttcaatatacaAAATAACATTAATCCGatcataaatagccctttttcccCCTGGCTATGGCTATGGCTGTAACCTTTACAAAATGTTTTTCCCTGAAGTGCAGTAACAGAGAAGACAGAAGAAAAACAAACTCAAAACAAATATCTAAAGCCAAAAGCAAGTCCCACACCAGCAATGCCTAAACAAAACGCCATAGCCACCATCCAAGACACCCCACTACTACCACCACCATCCTCACAATCCGTTCCCTCGTTAAACAATTCCTTCACCCTCTCTGATCTTCCACAGCTACACTGCCATTTCTTTTCTTGTCGTTGCCTTTCTGATTGCAACTTGAAGACTTGAACTTCAAGCAACTTCACCCACTGACGATAGGCAAATAGCTGCATGGACTCTCGCAACAAAGCATTGGAAATACAGTCCCTCTCCTTAATCAAACTTGCAGCTTTCCTTTCTGCTTCTCTTGCCCTTGTCTGTGACAATCTCAATGCCTTGAAAAGCTCCAACTTCTCATTCTCACTTCCATAAATATCAAAACCATTGTTATCTTCTTCTCTACCCATAATCCCCGAAAACCTGTTCGTCGGTGAGATGACAGTCTTATCTGACCCAGAAAACACCTTCAATGGTGGAGGCAGATCACAATTCTGCATAAGATCAGTACCGGATTTTTGAGAAAGCAAGGCACCCATTAACATATCATTCTCATCAAAGGCTCTTGACTTTAAAATCTGGAAATTTGATCCTGCCATTGTTCTTCGGCGTAACTAAGATTGATTTGCTTaatgtgtttgatgaggaataatCTTGCAAGGAAAAGGGTAAAATTTGAAGCGTGTAAGAAAGAAAGAATGAGAAAGGAGTTGGTGGGAGAAGCTGGGGTATGTCGGAGAGTTCCGCAAGAAATGGGGTATCTAAAAATAACAAATATGGATTGTGATGGTAGCTTTAAAGTAATCCTAAATTCCTTTCTTGCTTGCTTCATCAAATGGATGCGTTACAACTTACAACCAACTTGGTTAGGTTCCTCTATAAGCTAACTGAAAGCTTCCATTTTAAGAGTTTTTTTCCCCTCCAAAGGGAAAGCCAATAGGCCATATGTTTATTACAAAAGGAAATTGGATAATTTACATGTTAGTTTCTGATATGTATTTTAATGATaatttagttattaaaatttaattatgttaaCAAATTAGTCCATGTATAAAGTGATTGTtactatttttcaatttaaaataaattaatttatgctGTCTAAATCAACTATTactactttttaatttaaaacagTTTAatctttgaaattttattttattaacaaaatatttcttacatctaaattttaaatttaaataaatatttattttatatttaaataattatataagattatttaagtataaataaataattactcaaACATAAAATTTAGATGGattgattattttattaataaaataaaattttaatgattaaattatttatagtTGATCGTAAGGactaatttattaatgaaatttaaattaaaattaaattgtaacTAAAAACAAACTAgaaattaacttatgaattttgTTATACCTCATAAACTTAGTTGTAAATTACCTAAGAAAATTTGAGCTTTTATGGGAATGGAAAAAAATTGGGTCTATCTTTATATAAAtgctttcttttaaaaaaaaaaattatgataaaaaatattCTCAATTCAAATGAGACTAAGTTTTTCATTCGGATGAATAATTTTAGATAGAATATATAAAAGTTCCaagttttatatataaaaaaaaggccataaattatatcataatttttaatgacaaattgcatcttatgtaatttttttttcatatattcaTATAATAAAgagtaattatgagttatttcataaaagttcttttttttttcttaaaactcATCCAACTTTAACTTAGTATCATTAAAGTCATTTAGTATCATTAAAGTCATTGTAACCAAATACTACAAATTTGTAgataaatttggttaattttcacTTATAATCACTCAATTTTAAGTGTTTTTTAGTACggttactcaattttaatttccttattACAACTCAAAACTCCTTCAACTTAAATTTAAGTAAATCTAAAGCCCTTGTTACTTGTAATTTGAGATTTATAGGTTAGCAAAAATAAAAAGTTACTTCTCTCTCTTCACATCTCTCCTAATTTCATATTTTCCAATGAGATTTAATAAATTTCAAACATTAAACTAAcaacaaaataaataaacaaatatatatatatataatgtattaaaaatatttaaattgtcaaattaataaattatatatttcttaaattttttagatATTACATGATGTGATTAATGTGAATACGTTGTTGTTAGcctaaatatttaaaattcattaaattttGATAAGAAAAAGTGAAATGAAGAGATGGGCCatgaagagagaaaaaaaaatatttttatttgtgaTAATCTGTAAATTTGCAATTATAGGCAATCAAGATTTTGCATTTACTAagttttgaattaaaaaaaattaaaattaaatgacgATATTAGAAAAAATACACTGTAATTAAAATGATTTTTATTAtctttcaaattaaaattaaattaattataaaaaataaaatttaataacttttataaaataattaataaaattgagtCATCTCTGATTATACTCACCCCATCAATGAGTGTGTTTCTCTCTGTAAACATTAATGATAAAAGAAAATTCTTGACTATTGATTAGAATTTAGAAGCATAAAATTCAAAGAGCtgcaataaattataaatataaatttaaatatataatagattaaaataaaatattaaaaatataataagtatttttattaattcgaaTGCTATAATTTGTGGATCATAGGAAAAAAAAAGTCGTTGACAAGCAATATCTGTGCAGTTGGTAGCCGGCTGGTTTTCAAAACTTCATAAATGGAAAATCTCTATCAAACCAAGAATTTTCTTTCCCCCGTCTCTTTCGAACAAGTATAATTTCTATATAAAAGGTGAAGTGTTGCAACCTTAAGGCTGTTTGGTTACAAGGATTCAATGTTAGCTAAATAATTGTGTTGAacaaaattaactttttttttatatatatctaatttaaattttaatatttctctttttattaaaattatttttaatattttatataatttaattattaaaatttatagaatGTAATTATAATAgtctcaatttaatattttattttttaatttttatatgttcaattattagatttttaataaaattgcATTTCTTATCACTTTTTACAatctatttttttatgaaaaatatattagttaacatatacaattaacatatatcattactcataaaaataaataaattaaaaaaattttaaaaatataaaagtttcactatcaataaataaataatcttaaaaaatactcaaatttaattaaataaatataattacatatttaataaattttaactataattatagtattaaactaattttttattttaatcgacagcaacaattataataattgaataacaATAATTTTGTGACAAAAATAATTACTTTCATTTATTGATTAATTACATAACTTACAGTAGGTGAGCCTTAAATAAAGAAAGCAATTTTACTAGCCAATTTAAATGtttggaaaaaaaatattaatattatttaagaaaataatttttattaatttatttataaaaaattaaataagataattttattaAGTCTAAATTGAAGCCGAAGAAAATTTTACTAAAGAGGGTAACAAttattcaaatttaataaattaaatcaattaatttatattattaaactaaattattatttattatgtgtgataataataattattattatgataattgaatcataattaatattacaataaaaataattatttttattaattaattacataaattacatatttattaatcttaaatataatttaaataattaaaaaaataaaacattaatataataatattaaaaaaatatatctatCTATACACATATATGAAGTCAATCTCTAAAATAGGCTAAGGAGAAATATTCACATGTCCATTCCTTATATATTAGTGAGTGACAAATGACACACTTAAACTT harbors:
- the LOC131176537 gene encoding uncharacterized protein LOC131176537, which translates into the protein MAGSNFQILKSRAFDENDMLMGALLSQKSGTDLMQNCDLPPPLKVFSGSDKTVISPTNRFSGIMGREEDNNGFDIYGSENEKLELFKALRLSQTRAREAERKAASLIKERDCISNALLRESMQLFAYRQWVKLLEVQVFKLQSERQRQEKKWQCSCGRSERVKELFNEGTDCEDGGGSSGVSWMVAMAFCLGIAGVGLAFGFRYLF